In Streptomyces sp. NBC_00448, the following are encoded in one genomic region:
- a CDS encoding M56 family metallopeptidase, which translates to MNFSVWLPLLLPLLAAPAARRLADALPPRTAAWLLAVSAALLAMCSTAALGLLAGAGALRLPPVAALGHLVLPVVGDQVTVPAACVAAGLLAVVAVALVRAVRRHVLLADRARRSADDSGTAAGDLTVLSDPRPDAYALPGRFGQPGRIVVTSGMLRALDPAEREALLAHERAHLAGRHHLFLAVLALACACHPALRLLRVPLSYALERAADEAAAEAVGDRRVAALAIGHAALAGRAVPRPYAALSATTGPVPRRVSALLSPRAARAPRAVAALLAGALALSAGCALHAAYELHGNIEVAQGEPR; encoded by the coding sequence GTGAACTTCTCCGTCTGGCTGCCGCTGCTGCTGCCGCTGCTCGCCGCGCCCGCCGCCCGCCGGCTCGCCGACGCGCTGCCGCCGCGCACCGCCGCGTGGCTGCTGGCCGTGTCCGCGGCGCTGCTCGCGATGTGCAGCACCGCCGCGCTCGGGCTGCTCGCCGGGGCGGGCGCGCTGCGGCTGCCGCCGGTGGCCGCGCTCGGCCACCTCGTGCTGCCCGTGGTCGGCGACCAGGTCACCGTGCCGGCCGCCTGCGTGGCCGCCGGGCTGCTCGCCGTCGTCGCGGTGGCGCTCGTCCGGGCGGTACGGCGCCACGTCCTGCTCGCGGACCGGGCCCGGCGCAGCGCGGACGACTCCGGTACGGCCGCGGGCGACCTCACGGTGCTCAGCGACCCGCGGCCCGATGCGTACGCCCTTCCCGGGCGGTTCGGGCAGCCCGGGCGGATCGTCGTCACCTCGGGGATGCTGCGGGCGCTCGACCCGGCCGAGCGGGAGGCGCTCCTCGCCCACGAGCGGGCCCACCTCGCCGGGCGGCACCACCTCTTCCTCGCGGTTCTCGCGCTCGCCTGTGCCTGCCATCCCGCGCTTCGGCTGTTGCGGGTGCCGCTGTCCTACGCGCTGGAGCGGGCCGCGGACGAGGCCGCCGCCGAGGCCGTCGGGGACCGTCGGGTCGCCGCTCTCGCGATCGGGCACGCGGCCCTTGCCGGGCGGGCCGTGCCGCGGCCGTACGCCGCCCTCTCCGCCACCACCGGGCCCGTGCCCCGGCGGGTCTCCGCGCTCCTCTCCCCCCGGGCCGCCCGTGCGCCCCGCGCGGTCGCCGCACTCCTCGCCGGCGCCCTCGCGCTCTCCGCCGGCTGCGCGCTCCACGCCGCCTACGAACTCCACGGCAACATCGAGGTGGCCCAGGGCGAGCCCCGCTGA
- a CDS encoding DedA family protein: MPLPVPVLVAHAAAEPAAHLALNPLSANSVLASFGALGIAVVLFAETGLLVGFFLPGDSLLFTAGLLCAPGASGAVHLTLWQVLIAALAGALLGAQTGYVLGRRAGPALLARSRGRRLHEGASRATDLLARYGHARAVVLARFVPVVRTVLNPLAGALGVPVRTFTLWQAVGGAVWTVGLVLAGYGLGSSVPNVDHYLLPIVAVVVVVSLVPLAVEWRRGRREQARGRHAVVPPEGS; the protein is encoded by the coding sequence ATGCCTCTGCCCGTGCCCGTACTCGTCGCCCATGCCGCGGCCGAACCGGCCGCGCACCTCGCCTTGAACCCGCTCAGCGCCAACTCCGTGCTCGCCTCTTTCGGCGCCCTCGGCATCGCGGTCGTGCTCTTCGCCGAAACCGGCCTGCTGGTCGGCTTCTTCCTGCCCGGCGACTCCCTGCTCTTCACCGCGGGGCTGCTGTGCGCGCCGGGCGCCTCGGGCGCGGTGCACCTCACGCTCTGGCAGGTGCTGATCGCCGCGCTCGCCGGTGCGCTGCTGGGCGCCCAAACGGGTTACGTGCTCGGCCGCAGAGCCGGTCCCGCGCTGCTGGCCAGGTCCCGGGGCCGGCGGCTGCACGAGGGTGCTTCGCGCGCGACCGACCTGCTCGCCCGGTACGGCCACGCCAGGGCCGTGGTGCTGGCCCGTTTCGTCCCGGTGGTGCGCACCGTGCTCAACCCGCTGGCCGGGGCGCTGGGGGTGCCCGTCCGCACCTTCACGCTGTGGCAGGCGGTCGGCGGCGCGGTCTGGACGGTCGGGCTCGTGCTGGCCGGCTACGGGCTCGGCTCGTCCGTACCGAACGTCGATCACTATCTGCTGCCGATCGTCGCGGTCGTGGTCGTCGTGTCGCTGGTGCCGCTCGCGGTGGAATGGCGGCGCGGGCGGCGTGAGCAGGCGCGCGGGCGCCACGCCGTCGTCCCGCCGGAGGGGTCATGA
- a CDS encoding phosphatase PAP2 family protein — protein sequence MNAEFDAGLYRWVVRLSQHTPGPLDSVVRLFSDYGVGVFAVLMLWAWWRARGGGDRARMAAVLAVPVVVVLAFLANDVVKSIFTEQRPCQTLHVAPTVEACPALGDWSFPSNHSAIAAASAVALLLADRRLGRIAVPFALLLGASRVWIGVHYPHDVLAGFVLGGVVAWLLMLAVRRLGVRLPTPTVPLGPRLQRRRG from the coding sequence ATGAACGCCGAGTTCGACGCGGGCCTCTACCGCTGGGTCGTGCGTCTCTCGCAGCACACGCCCGGTCCGCTCGACAGCGTGGTGCGGCTCTTCAGCGATTACGGGGTGGGCGTCTTCGCGGTCCTCATGCTCTGGGCGTGGTGGCGGGCGCGGGGTGGGGGTGACCGGGCGCGGATGGCCGCGGTGCTGGCGGTGCCGGTGGTCGTGGTCCTCGCCTTCCTCGCGAACGACGTCGTCAAGTCGATCTTCACCGAGCAACGGCCTTGTCAGACGCTGCACGTCGCTCCCACGGTCGAGGCGTGCCCTGCTCTCGGGGACTGGTCCTTCCCCAGCAATCATTCGGCGATCGCGGCGGCTTCGGCGGTGGCCCTTCTTCTCGCCGACCGTCGACTCGGGCGGATCGCGGTCCCGTTCGCCCTTCTTCTCGGGGCGTCCCGGGTGTGGATCGGCGTCCACTACCCCCATGACGTCCTGGCAGGGTTCGTACTGGGCGGGGTCGTGGCGTGGCTCCTCATGCTCGCGGTCCGTCGCCTCGGTGTCCGGCTCCCCACGCCGACGGTTCCCCTGGGTCCGCGGCTCCAGCGCCGTCGTGGCTGA
- a CDS encoding DNA repair ATPase, producing MSEQVSMADAGPGPETAGPAGDAYQVLRTRLSGTARELARRAEALNAARQEVFGSTELRLAGAERLRTARPALPADIAPVGPYLLFAANPAEVEDVADVFRVRRADDLDGDGTGAGAAGAATAASTAPDTGPAGLLDDPGFVRDFHELYRYYRQTRVVRVRVWEGRVLAVFRTGAGADDVKALGWRIGRDGRCAYEGTAREEPAEPPETVRWSAVGREAYVPGRRPHIALAAPDGGTLTLDTTGGALALRTGGAVHEEPVDDALQSLADADVALAGAGPLVLLRVRPYRESADRHFAVNTRTEQIERIDALGQVCLRLPDDQGVVFPGGYVLATGGTRTFDLADLAGRAEPAGDPGAPPAGEVAPARLEFERAVRSANGEDVLYVFHAPADGHRLLLPYNLIRKEAAAPLHVQGSALYEDGTLITLRPAEGGEPGRVHTLQRWHTPFLSDTYAAARPVGDGPLARIGNPDLVRAVSDALSVARAALEPEPAAAVYEALTAAAERVLDRHHWLADPAAQDLAGPLTEVRDTARQVLAEYARVRESAARAAAAADEAEARITALGRRVRGEAAASADEWVARLTELRGAQGRLATLREMRQADPARLDALDALLARELAEAAARAAAHFADEAAFDGYRQRVADVAARVPQAATAADTAPLAAALDEQAAGLATVTETAGTLEITDATVRTRILATAADVLGAVNHARAVLGSRRRELLAAETGAEFAAQSALLAQSIGAALDAAGTPEACEEQLGRLLVQIENLATRFAADEERLAALDARREEVRETFAARKQALADERAQRAQRLTASAARLLDGIRRRAATLGSADAIHTYFASDPLAAEHRRIAEELRTIGDPARAAELGSALAAARQAATGALRDRLDLYEDGGAAIRLGRHRFAVNTQPLDLALVPHADGLAFTLTGTDYLAPVDDPAFAATHAFWSRPLVSESPRLSRAEFLAGGLLLDQLASGAPATGDVPARVRAAVAERASEGYERGVHDHDAVLLLTALAERAEHAGLLRYSAGTRAGALLFWTYGSRPAERAAWTARARSLSRARTTFGGAGAGRALDALATELGSAARDFLLAADLPEPVRPAPDSATDALLLGEYLVAELAAEQAGFAVGPGARTVVARLTDALGGPDAVPYKEFSADLDALGGELDAGLGARWQLARAWLGPFAGEADGADGTEGPGAGDLVEAAAGLVCGAGAVRYEVDADVEVTVRGLLAAHPRAVDGAMTLRVDELLTRVRRFTAEEVPAYRAYQRHRTAVVAAERDRLALDGYRARPPAGFVRNRLLDEVYLPLVGDSLDKQFGPAGGLLMLMSPPGYGKTSLVEYVASSLGLALVGVSGPALGSGTTSLDPERAPDAAARRELEKVRLALEMGSNVLLYLDDIQHASAEFLQKFIPLCDAQRRIEGPAGAYDLRGKRFAVCMAGNPYTESGALFRVPDMLANRADVWNLGDVLTGREDLFAFSYVENALTANPVLAPLAGRDRADLDLLVRLAADDPTARAADLAHPYSDAERAEILAVLRHLLWARDVLLTVNAAYIDSAGRDDSSRTEPPFLLQGSYRNMNRLAGRITATMNSAELDAAVTDHYRAEAQTLAQGAEAALLKLSALRGTLTPTQSARWTHLKSPYPSP from the coding sequence GTGAGCGAGCAGGTCTCCATGGCGGACGCCGGCCCCGGACCGGAAACGGCCGGGCCGGCCGGCGACGCCTACCAGGTGCTGCGCACCCGGTTGTCCGGCACGGCAAGGGAGTTGGCCCGCCGGGCCGAGGCGCTCAACGCGGCCCGGCAGGAGGTCTTCGGCTCCACGGAGCTGCGGCTGGCGGGCGCCGAGCGGTTGCGCACCGCCCGCCCGGCGCTGCCCGCCGACATCGCCCCGGTCGGGCCCTACCTGCTGTTCGCCGCGAACCCGGCCGAAGTCGAGGACGTCGCCGACGTGTTCCGGGTGCGCCGCGCGGACGACCTGGACGGCGACGGGACGGGCGCCGGTGCGGCCGGCGCCGCTACGGCCGCGTCCACCGCGCCGGACACCGGCCCGGCCGGGCTGCTGGACGACCCCGGCTTCGTCCGCGACTTCCACGAGCTGTACCGGTATTACCGGCAGACCCGGGTGGTGCGGGTGCGGGTCTGGGAGGGCCGGGTGCTGGCGGTCTTCCGCACCGGCGCCGGCGCCGACGACGTGAAGGCGCTGGGCTGGCGGATCGGCCGCGACGGCCGCTGCGCCTACGAGGGCACGGCCCGCGAGGAGCCTGCCGAGCCGCCGGAGACGGTGCGCTGGAGCGCGGTCGGCAGGGAGGCGTACGTCCCCGGCCGCCGCCCGCACATCGCGCTCGCCGCGCCCGACGGCGGCACCCTCACCCTCGACACCACCGGCGGCGCCCTCGCCCTGCGCACCGGCGGCGCCGTCCACGAGGAGCCCGTCGACGACGCCCTCCAGTCGCTGGCCGACGCCGACGTCGCGCTCGCCGGCGCCGGACCGCTGGTGCTGCTGCGGGTGCGCCCGTACCGGGAGTCCGCCGACCGGCACTTCGCGGTCAACACCCGCACCGAGCAGATCGAGCGGATCGACGCGCTCGGCCAGGTCTGCCTGCGGCTGCCCGACGACCAGGGCGTGGTCTTCCCCGGCGGCTACGTCCTGGCCACCGGCGGCACCCGTACCTTCGACCTGGCCGACCTCGCCGGCCGGGCCGAACCCGCCGGCGATCCCGGAGCGCCGCCGGCCGGCGAAGTGGCCCCCGCCCGGCTGGAGTTCGAGCGCGCGGTGCGCTCGGCCAACGGCGAGGACGTGCTGTACGTCTTCCACGCCCCCGCCGACGGCCACCGGCTGCTGCTGCCGTACAACCTCATCCGCAAGGAGGCCGCCGCCCCGCTGCACGTCCAGGGCAGCGCGCTGTACGAGGACGGCACCCTGATCACGCTGCGGCCCGCCGAGGGCGGCGAGCCCGGCCGGGTGCACACCCTCCAGCGCTGGCACACCCCCTTCCTGTCCGACACCTACGCCGCCGCCCGCCCGGTCGGTGACGGCCCGCTGGCCCGGATCGGCAACCCCGACCTGGTCCGGGCGGTCTCCGACGCGCTGTCGGTGGCCCGCGCCGCCCTGGAGCCCGAGCCCGCCGCGGCCGTCTACGAGGCGCTGACCGCCGCCGCCGAGCGCGTCCTGGACCGCCACCACTGGCTCGCCGACCCGGCCGCGCAGGACCTGGCCGGACCGCTGACCGAGGTGCGCGACACCGCCCGCCAGGTGCTCGCCGAGTACGCCCGGGTACGGGAGTCGGCCGCGCGGGCCGCCGCGGCGGCCGACGAGGCGGAGGCGCGGATCACCGCGCTCGGCCGCCGGGTACGTGGCGAGGCCGCCGCGTCCGCGGACGAGTGGGTCGCCCGCCTCACCGAACTACGCGGCGCACAGGGCAGGTTGGCCACGTTGCGGGAGATGCGGCAGGCCGACCCGGCCCGGCTGGACGCCCTGGACGCGCTACTGGCCAGGGAACTGGCCGAGGCCGCGGCCCGCGCCGCCGCGCACTTCGCCGACGAGGCCGCCTTCGACGGCTACCGGCAGCGGGTCGCCGACGTGGCCGCGCGGGTCCCGCAGGCCGCCACCGCCGCCGACACCGCGCCGCTGGCCGCGGCCCTCGACGAGCAGGCGGCGGGCCTGGCCACCGTCACCGAGACCGCGGGCACCCTGGAGATCACCGACGCGACCGTACGCACCCGCATCCTGGCCACCGCCGCCGACGTGCTCGGTGCGGTCAACCACGCCAGGGCCGTACTCGGCTCCCGCAGAAGGGAGTTGCTCGCCGCCGAGACCGGCGCGGAGTTCGCCGCGCAGAGCGCGCTGCTCGCGCAGAGCATCGGCGCCGCCCTCGACGCGGCCGGCACCCCTGAGGCGTGCGAGGAGCAACTCGGCCGTCTGCTGGTGCAGATCGAGAACCTCGCCACCCGGTTCGCCGCCGACGAGGAACGGCTCGCGGCGCTCGACGCCCGCCGCGAGGAGGTGCGGGAGACCTTCGCCGCCCGCAAGCAGGCGCTCGCCGACGAACGTGCCCAGCGCGCCCAGCGGTTGACCGCCAGCGCCGCCCGGCTGCTGGACGGCATCCGGCGCCGCGCGGCCACCCTCGGCTCCGCCGACGCGATCCACACCTACTTCGCCTCCGACCCGCTCGCCGCCGAACACCGCAGGATCGCCGAGGAGTTGCGCACAATCGGCGACCCCGCGCGGGCCGCGGAACTCGGCTCCGCGCTCGCCGCCGCCCGCCAGGCCGCCACCGGCGCCCTGCGCGACCGCCTCGACCTGTACGAGGACGGCGGCGCCGCGATCCGGCTGGGTCGGCACCGCTTCGCGGTCAACACCCAGCCCCTCGACCTCGCGCTCGTCCCGCACGCCGACGGCCTCGCCTTCACCCTCACCGGCACCGACTACCTCGCCCCGGTGGACGACCCCGCCTTCGCGGCCACCCACGCCTTCTGGTCCCGGCCGCTGGTCTCGGAATCCCCGCGGCTGTCCCGGGCGGAGTTCCTCGCCGGCGGGCTGCTGCTGGACCAGCTCGCCTCGGGCGCCCCGGCCACCGGCGACGTGCCCGCGAGGGTACGGGCGGCCGTCGCCGAGCGCGCCTCGGAAGGGTACGAGCGGGGGGTGCACGACCACGACGCGGTGCTGCTCCTCACGGCGCTCGCCGAACGCGCCGAGCACGCCGGGCTGTTGCGGTACTCCGCCGGCACCCGGGCGGGCGCCCTGCTCTTCTGGACCTACGGCAGCCGGCCCGCCGAACGTGCCGCGTGGACGGCGCGGGCCCGGTCGCTCAGCCGGGCGCGGACCACGTTCGGCGGGGCGGGCGCCGGGCGGGCGCTGGACGCTCTTGCCACCGAACTCGGCTCTGCCGCACGGGATTTCCTGCTCGCCGCCGACCTGCCGGAACCGGTCCGCCCGGCCCCGGACTCTGCGACCGACGCCTTGCTGCTGGGGGAGTACCTGGTCGCCGAACTCGCCGCCGAGCAGGCCGGTTTCGCGGTCGGCCCCGGTGCCCGGACGGTCGTGGCCCGGCTGACCGACGCGCTGGGCGGCCCGGACGCGGTGCCGTACAAGGAGTTCAGCGCCGATCTCGACGCGCTGGGTGGGGAGTTGGACGCCGGGCTGGGCGCGCGCTGGCAGCTCGCCCGGGCCTGGCTCGGCCCGTTCGCCGGGGAGGCCGACGGTGCGGACGGAACCGAAGGCCCGGGCGCCGGCGACCTGGTGGAGGCCGCGGCCGGACTGGTCTGCGGCGCCGGGGCCGTACGGTACGAAGTGGACGCCGACGTCGAGGTGACGGTGCGCGGGCTGCTCGCGGCGCACCCCAGGGCGGTGGACGGCGCCATGACGCTGCGGGTGGACGAACTCCTCACCCGGGTAAGGCGGTTCACCGCCGAGGAGGTGCCGGCGTACCGCGCGTACCAGCGGCACCGTACGGCCGTGGTCGCCGCCGAGCGGGACCGGCTCGCGCTGGACGGCTACCGGGCCCGCCCTCCGGCCGGCTTCGTCCGCAACCGGCTGCTGGACGAGGTGTACCTGCCGCTGGTCGGCGACAGCCTCGACAAGCAGTTCGGCCCGGCCGGCGGCCTGCTGATGCTCATGTCCCCACCCGGATACGGCAAGACCTCGCTGGTGGAGTACGTGGCGAGCAGCCTCGGCCTGGCACTGGTCGGTGTCTCCGGGCCCGCCCTCGGCAGCGGCACCACCTCGCTCGACCCCGAACGCGCCCCCGACGCCGCCGCCCGGCGCGAGCTGGAGAAGGTGCGGCTCGCCCTGGAGATGGGCTCCAACGTGCTGCTCTACCTCGACGACATCCAGCACGCCTCGGCGGAGTTCCTGCAGAAGTTCATCCCGCTGTGCGACGCGCAGCGGCGGATCGAAGGCCCGGCAGGCGCGTACGACCTGCGCGGCAAGCGGTTCGCGGTGTGCATGGCGGGCAACCCGTACACCGAGTCCGGCGCGCTCTTCCGGGTGCCCGACATGCTCGCCAACCGCGCCGACGTGTGGAACCTCGGGGATGTGCTGACCGGGCGGGAGGACCTGTTCGCCTTCAGCTACGTGGAGAACGCGCTCACCGCGAACCCGGTGCTCGCCCCGCTGGCCGGGCGCGACCGGGCCGACCTCGATCTGCTGGTACGGCTCGCCGCCGACGACCCGACCGCCCGCGCGGCGGACCTGGCGCACCCCTACTCCGATGCCGAGCGGGCGGAGATCCTCGCGGTGCTGCGGCACTTGCTGTGGGCTCGGGACGTCCTGCTCACCGTCAACGCGGCGTACATCGACTCCGCGGGACGGGACGACTCCTCCCGCACCGAGCCGCCGTTCCTCCTGCAGGGGTCCTACCGGAACATGAACCGGCTCGCCGGGAGGATCACCGCGACCATGAACTCCGCGGAGCTCGACGCCGCCGTCACCGACCACTACCGGGCCGAGGCCCAGACCCTCGCGCAGGGCGCCGAAGCGGCCCTCCTCAAACTGTCAGCCCTCCGAGGCACCCTCACCCCCACCCAATCCGCCCGCTGGACCCACCTCAAATCCCCCTACCCCTCCCCCTGA
- a CDS encoding SPFH domain-containing protein → MDATVIGIGVLVAVLLLIALGVVVTVTKLFRKVSQGHALIVSKSKHVDVTFTGTVVLPVLHSAELMDISVKTIEIQRTGREGLICQDNIRADIHLTFFVRVNKTKEDVIKVAQAIGTERASHQDTLQKLFAAKFSEALKTVGKQLDFVDLYTHREHFRDQIIQVIGTDLNGYHLEDCAIDFLEQTPLTQLDPANILDAQGIRKITELTAIEHVRTNEFQRTEQKEITRQNVEARETILELERRQSEAEIKQRREVDTLRAKEEAVTAKVQEEERLSAQGAFLRTEEQLGVQRENQAREVAVAQKNRERVIAVENERIEKDRVLEVIARERETELARISKEKEVEGERRDVADVVRERIAVDRTVAEQEESIKQLRMVQEAERERQALIITAEAQAQERLVKDIKAAEAAEQAAQHKARESLTLAEARKRAADLDADAKVRLAEGLRAEAAAQGLAEVEVRERSAAAIAKVGAAEAEATTARLKAEAEGARAKSLAQAEGTAAQATADAAMIGERLKAEAAGLTEKAAAMAALDDASRGHEEYRLRLAAEKDVRLAGLDTQRQIAEAQATVLATGLEKADISIVGGDDVFFDRLLGAVSAARSVDSFVANSQTVQAVAAPWLDGSERFTQDATRVLSSLGGGMGGMSVAGLLNRLIAGGGPQAGGLQQLLDQARAMGIADTSLAGVAGAGASGSGTSGSDAAGTAVPVAAGAAVNGTSGAAGGAQANGLAKK, encoded by the coding sequence ATGGATGCCACCGTCATCGGGATCGGCGTGCTCGTCGCCGTCCTCCTGCTCATCGCCCTGGGCGTGGTCGTCACCGTCACGAAGCTGTTCAGGAAGGTCTCCCAGGGCCATGCGCTGATCGTCTCCAAGTCCAAGCACGTGGACGTGACCTTCACCGGCACCGTCGTGCTCCCGGTGCTGCACAGCGCCGAGTTGATGGACATCTCGGTGAAGACCATCGAGATCCAGCGCACCGGCCGCGAGGGCCTGATCTGCCAGGACAACATCCGCGCCGACATCCATCTGACGTTCTTCGTCCGGGTCAACAAGACCAAGGAGGACGTGATCAAGGTGGCGCAGGCGATCGGCACCGAACGCGCCAGCCACCAGGACACGTTGCAGAAGCTCTTCGCCGCGAAGTTCTCCGAGGCGCTGAAGACGGTCGGCAAGCAACTCGACTTCGTCGACCTCTACACCCACCGCGAGCACTTCCGCGACCAGATCATCCAGGTGATCGGCACCGACCTCAACGGCTACCACCTCGAGGACTGCGCGATCGACTTCCTGGAGCAGACCCCGCTCACCCAGCTCGACCCGGCCAACATCCTGGACGCGCAGGGCATCCGGAAGATCACCGAGCTGACCGCGATCGAGCACGTGCGCACCAACGAGTTCCAGCGCACCGAGCAGAAGGAGATCACCCGGCAGAACGTCGAGGCCCGGGAGACCATCCTGGAGCTGGAACGCCGCCAGTCCGAGGCCGAGATCAAGCAGCGCCGCGAGGTCGACACACTGCGGGCCAAGGAGGAGGCGGTCACCGCCAAGGTCCAGGAGGAGGAACGCCTCAGCGCCCAGGGCGCGTTCCTGCGCACCGAGGAGCAACTCGGGGTGCAGCGGGAGAACCAGGCCCGTGAGGTCGCCGTCGCGCAGAAGAACCGCGAGCGGGTCATCGCGGTGGAGAACGAGCGGATCGAGAAGGACCGGGTGCTGGAGGTCATCGCCCGCGAGCGCGAGACCGAACTGGCCAGGATCTCCAAGGAGAAGGAGGTCGAGGGCGAGCGCCGGGACGTCGCCGACGTGGTGCGCGAGCGGATCGCGGTGGACCGTACGGTCGCCGAGCAGGAGGAGTCGATCAAGCAGCTCCGTATGGTGCAGGAGGCCGAGCGGGAGCGGCAGGCGCTGATCATCACCGCGGAGGCGCAGGCGCAGGAGCGGCTGGTCAAGGACATCAAGGCCGCCGAGGCCGCCGAGCAGGCCGCCCAGCACAAGGCCCGCGAGTCGCTGACGCTGGCCGAAGCCCGCAAGCGCGCCGCGGACCTGGACGCGGACGCCAAGGTGCGGCTGGCCGAAGGGCTGCGCGCGGAGGCGGCGGCCCAGGGGCTGGCCGAGGTCGAGGTGCGCGAGCGCAGCGCGGCCGCGATCGCCAAGGTCGGCGCGGCCGAGGCCGAGGCGACCACCGCCCGGCTCAAGGCCGAGGCCGAGGGCGCCCGCGCCAAGTCCCTTGCCCAGGCGGAGGGTACGGCCGCGCAGGCGACCGCGGACGCCGCGATGATCGGCGAGCGGCTGAAGGCGGAGGCGGCCGGGCTGACCGAGAAGGCCGCGGCGATGGCGGCCCTCGACGACGCCTCGCGCGGACACGAGGAGTACCGGCTGCGGCTGGCCGCGGAGAAGGACGTCCGGCTGGCCGGGCTCGACACGCAGCGGCAGATCGCCGAGGCGCAGGCGACCGTCCTGGCCACCGGGCTGGAGAAGGCGGACATCAGCATCGTCGGCGGTGACGACGTCTTCTTCGACCGGCTGCTCGGCGCGGTCAGCGCGGCCCGCTCGGTGGACTCGTTCGTCGCCAACTCCCAGACGGTCCAGGCGGTGGCGGCGCCCTGGCTGGACGGGTCGGAGCGGTTCACGCAGGACGCCACCCGGGTGCTGTCCTCGCTCGGCGGGGGGATGGGCGGCATGAGCGTGGCCGGCCTGCTGAACCGGCTGATCGCGGGCGGCGGCCCGCAGGCCGGCGGGTTGCAGCAACTGCTGGACCAGGCACGGGCGATGGGGATCGCCGACACCTCCCTGGCGGGCGTCGCGGGCGCAGGCGCCTCCGGTTCGGGCACGTCCGGGTCCGACGCCGCCGGCACCGCGGTACCCGTTGCCGCCGGTGCCGCGGTGAACGGCACCTCGGGCGCGGCCGGCGGCGCACAGGCGAACGGACTGGCGAAGAAGTGA
- a CDS encoding YceI family protein: MSTQTEVIDGYVAGTWKIDTVHSDVSFYVRHLGVSKVRGHFAAFEGTIVTAENPLESTVEAVIRTDSVSTNNEGRDAHVRGEDFLHVEQFPELTFTTTGIRAKSSEVFEVDGNLSLRGVTKPVTLALELNGFGAGFDGNAVAGFSAATEISRGDFGVTGGAAGAAVGDKIRIALEIEAAKVEA; the protein is encoded by the coding sequence ATGAGCACGCAGACCGAAGTGATCGACGGCTACGTCGCCGGCACCTGGAAGATCGACACTGTGCACTCGGACGTGTCGTTCTACGTCCGCCACCTCGGTGTCTCGAAGGTCCGCGGTCACTTCGCGGCCTTCGAGGGCACCATCGTCACCGCCGAGAACCCGCTGGAGTCCACGGTCGAGGCCGTGATCAGGACGGACTCGGTGAGCACCAACAACGAGGGCCGCGACGCCCACGTGCGCGGCGAGGACTTCCTCCACGTCGAGCAGTTCCCCGAGCTGACGTTCACCACCACCGGTATCCGGGCCAAGTCCTCCGAGGTCTTCGAGGTCGACGGCAACCTGTCGCTGCGCGGTGTGACCAAGCCCGTCACCCTCGCCCTGGAGCTCAACGGCTTCGGCGCCGGCTTCGACGGCAACGCGGTCGCCGGTTTCTCCGCGGCCACCGAGATCAGCCGTGGCGACTTCGGGGTGACCGGCGGCGCCGCCGGTGCCGCGGTCGGCGACAAGATCCGGATCGCCCTGGAGATCGAGGCCGCGAAGGTCGAGGCCTGA
- a CDS encoding MarR family winged helix-turn-helix transcriptional regulator, which yields MDDVRWLTEEEQEVWRAYMTSSVEFSAYVDRQLRRDSGMPMAYYEILVRLSESPGRCLRMSELADASLSSRSRLSHAVSALEKNGWVRRRPADADRRGWVCELTPAGFDALAAAAPGHVTAVREHLFDVLTPEQLDALRGIGRAISAGLRTECDSARAEEAEAEAEACEAAGRGGADADGCRG from the coding sequence ATGGACGACGTGCGCTGGCTGACCGAAGAGGAGCAGGAGGTCTGGCGGGCCTACATGACGTCGAGCGTGGAGTTCTCCGCGTATGTCGATCGTCAGTTGCGCCGGGACTCCGGCATGCCCATGGCCTACTACGAGATTCTGGTCCGGCTCTCGGAGTCGCCGGGGCGGTGCCTGCGGATGAGTGAGCTGGCGGACGCGTCTCTCTCCTCGCGCAGCCGTCTCTCGCATGCGGTCTCCGCGCTGGAGAAGAACGGCTGGGTGCGACGGCGTCCCGCCGACGCGGACCGCCGCGGGTGGGTCTGCGAGCTGACTCCGGCCGGCTTCGACGCCCTCGCCGCTGCCGCGCCCGGGCATGTCACCGCGGTGCGCGAGCATCTCTTCGACGTCCTCACGCCCGAGCAGCTCGATGCTCTGCGCGGGATCGGGCGCGCGATCAGTGCGGGGTTGCGCACGGAGTGCGATTCCGCGCGGGCGGAGGAGGCGGAGGCGGAAGCGGAAGCGTGCGAAGCCGCTGGCCGCGGCGGGGCTGACGCGGACGGCTGCCGGGGCTGA